From the Anguilla anguilla isolate fAngAng1 chromosome 8, fAngAng1.pri, whole genome shotgun sequence genome, one window contains:
- the LOC118234570 gene encoding gap junction beta-3 protein-like encodes MDWKMFQSLLSGVNKYSTGFGRIWLSVVFVFRVLVFVVAAERVWSDDLKDFDCNTKQPGCPNACYNYYFPISHTRLWALQLIFVTCPSLLVVMHVAYREDRERKYQLKHPEGAKLYDNTGQKHGGLWWTYLLSLFFKTGIEVTFLYLLHLIYHSFFLPRLVKCDVSPCPNHVDCYVGRPTEKTVFTYFMVGASAFCIVLNVCEIVYLIGMRIYHLVHKGSKKFPRDRCKDEDCSECNEPVTHLDSKPGSRPGEEMPALAPNLSFKC; translated from the coding sequence ATGGATTGGAAGATGTTTCAAAGCCTCCTCAGTGGAGTGAACAAGTACTCCACGGGATTTGGGAGGATCTGGCTGTCCGTGGTGTTTGTGTTCCGGGTGTTGGTGTTCGTGGTCGCTGCCGAGCGCGTGTGGAGCGACGACCTGAAGGACTTTGACTGCAACACAAAGCAGCCCGGCTGCCCCAACGCTTGCTACAACTACTACTTCCCCATCTCACACACCCGACTGTGGGCGCTGCAGCTTATCTTCGTCACCTGTCCCTCCCTGCTGGTGGTGATGCACGTAGCCTACCGAGAAGACCGCGAACGTAAGTACCAGTTGAAGCATCCCGAAGGAGCAAAGCTTTACGACAACACGGGTCAGAAGCACGGAGGCTTGTGGTGGACGTACCTCCTCAGCCTCTTCTTCAAAACGGGCATCGAGGTCACCTTCCTCTACCTGCTTCACCTCATCTACCACAGCTTCTTCCTGCCCCGCCTTGTCAAGTGTGACGTCAGCCCCTGCCCCAATCACGTGGACTGCTACGTTGGACGCCCCACCGAGAAGACAGTCTTCACCTACTTCATGGTGGGGGCCTCGGCCTTCTGCATCGTGCTGAACGTCTGCGAGATCGTCTACCTGATCGGCATGCGCATCTACCACCTGGTTCACAAGGGCAGCAAGAAATTTCCCCGTGACAGGTGCAAGGACGAAGACTGCAGCGAATGCAATGAGCCAGTCACCCACCTGGATTCCAAGCCGGGCTCCCGGCCAGGAGAGGAGATGCCAGCGTTGGCCCCAAACCTCTCCTTCAAATGTTAG
- the LOC118234327 gene encoding gap junction beta-4 protein-like has protein sequence MNWLFLQGLLSGVNKYSTAFGRIWLSVVFVFRVLILVVAAEKVWGDEQKEFSCNTAQPGCHNVCYDHFFPVSLARLWALQLIFVTCPSLLVVLHVAYRKERERKHCLKYGDGCPRLYADVGKKRGGLWWTYFLSLLFKMGVDMVFVYLVYYIYEANFFPLLVKCKEEPCPNEVDCFITRPTEKRIFATFMVVISLICILLTFSELLYLAGKRCRESCRPRRRSVQPSTASSVLDKKTSFLEVHPLKQLDNGNKDTSVPAYSVAVS, from the coding sequence ATGAACTGGCTTTTCCTCCAGGGCCTCCTCAGTGGGGTGAACAAGTACTCCACAGCGTTCGGCCGCATCTGGCTCTCAGTGGTCTTTGTCTTCAGGGTCTTGATTTTGGTGGTGGCTGCGGAGAAGGTGTGGGGCGATGAACAGAAGGAATTCTCCTGTAACACGGCCCAGCCGGGCTGCCACAACGTCTGCTATGACCATTTCTTCCCCGTGTCCCTCGCGCGACTGTGGGCCCTGCAGCTCATCTTCGTCACCTGCCCCTCGCTGCTGGTGGTGTTGCACGTGGCCTACCGCAAGGAGCGAGAGCGCAAACACTGCCTGAAGTACGGCGACGGGTGCCCTCGCCTGTACGCCGACGTGGGGAAGAAGCGCGGAGGTCTGTGGTGGACGTACTTCCTGAGCCTGCTCTTCAAGATGGGAGTGGACATGGTCTTTGTCTACCTGGTCTACTACATCTATGAGgctaattttttccccctgctaGTCAAGTGCAAAGAGGAGCCCTGCCCCAACGAGGTGGACTGCTTCATCACCCGGCCAACGGAGAAACGCATCTTTGCCACTTTCATGGTGGTCATCAGCCTGATATGCATCCTCCTCACTTTCAGCGAGCTCCTTTACCTGGCCGGCAAGCGCTGCAGGGAGAGCTGCAGGCCCAGGCGGCGCTCCGTTCAGCCGTCTACGGCCTCTTCAGTGCTGGATAAGAAGACTTCCTTCTTGGAGGTCCACCCTCTGAAGCAGCTTGATAATGGTAATAAAGACACCAGTGTTCCCGCGTACAGCGTGGCGGTCTCCTGA